Proteins encoded within one genomic window of Flavobacterium gilvum:
- the acs gene encoding acetate--CoA ligase: MSYFKIDSLEQYFKHYNKSIREPRKFWGKIAEENFTWYQYWDKVVDFNMADAEVKWFVDAKVNITKNCIDRHLAKKGDKTAIIFEPNDPSEEALHISYNELYERVSKMANVLKEQGINKGDRVCIYLPMIPELAVAVLACARIGAIHSVVFAGFSASAVASRINDCECKMVITSDGGYRGNKVIDLKGIIDDALETCPSVETVLVAKRTNADIKMKPGRDQWLQPLLDNAVNNSVAEIMDAEDPLFILYTSGSTGKPKGMVHTTAGYMVYTAYTFKNVFNYEENDIFWCTADIGWITGHSYILYGPLLNGATTVIYEGIPSYPDFSRFWETIEKHKVTQFYTAPTAIRALAKENLSYVQRFPLKSLKVIGSVGEPINEEAWHWYNDHVGGKRCPVVDTWWQTETGGIMIAPLSFITPTKPTYATLPLPGIQPVLMDDKRNEIEGNQVVGSLCIKFPWPGIARTIWGDHQRYKDTYFSTFPGKYFTGDGALRDEVGYYRITGRVDDVVIVSGHNLGTAPIEDAINEHPAVAESAIVGFPHDIKGNALYGYVILKESGEYRDRDNLTKEINQQIADHIGPIAKLDKIQYVTGLPKTRSGKIMRRILRKIAEGDYSNFGDITTLLNPEIVEEIIKGKVE; this comes from the coding sequence ATGAGTTATTTTAAGATTGATAGTTTAGAACAATACTTTAAACATTATAATAAATCAATACGTGAACCTCGAAAATTTTGGGGTAAAATCGCCGAAGAAAATTTTACTTGGTATCAATACTGGGACAAAGTTGTGGATTTTAATATGGCAGATGCCGAAGTTAAATGGTTTGTTGATGCAAAAGTTAATATTACAAAAAACTGTATTGATAGACATTTGGCAAAAAAAGGTGATAAAACAGCTATCATTTTTGAACCAAACGACCCTTCAGAAGAAGCTTTACACATAAGTTATAACGAATTATATGAACGCGTTTCCAAAATGGCCAATGTTTTAAAAGAGCAAGGCATAAATAAGGGAGACCGTGTTTGTATTTATTTGCCAATGATTCCTGAATTAGCTGTAGCTGTTTTGGCTTGTGCTAGAATTGGTGCAATACATTCCGTTGTTTTTGCTGGTTTTTCTGCTTCTGCAGTTGCTTCAAGAATAAATGATTGTGAATGTAAAATGGTTATTACTTCTGACGGAGGATATAGAGGGAATAAAGTTATTGATTTGAAAGGAATAATTGATGATGCTTTAGAAACCTGTCCGTCAGTAGAAACTGTTTTGGTAGCAAAAAGAACAAATGCAGACATCAAGATGAAACCTGGTCGTGATCAATGGTTGCAACCACTTCTTGATAACGCTGTAAACAATAGTGTTGCCGAAATTATGGATGCCGAAGATCCATTGTTTATATTATATACTTCTGGTTCTACAGGAAAACCAAAAGGAATGGTTCATACCACTGCCGGTTATATGGTTTATACAGCTTATACTTTCAAAAATGTTTTCAATTACGAAGAGAATGATATTTTTTGGTGTACTGCCGATATCGGTTGGATAACTGGTCATTCTTATATTTTGTATGGTCCGTTGTTAAATGGAGCTACAACTGTAATTTACGAAGGAATTCCTTCTTATCCTGATTTCAGTCGTTTTTGGGAAACAATCGAAAAACATAAAGTAACTCAATTTTATACCGCTCCGACTGCAATCCGAGCTTTAGCAAAAGAGAATTTGTCTTATGTTCAAAGATTTCCACTAAAATCATTGAAAGTAATTGGTTCAGTAGGAGAGCCTATTAATGAAGAAGCTTGGCACTGGTACAATGACCACGTAGGAGGGAAGCGCTGTCCGGTTGTAGATACTTGGTGGCAAACAGAAACAGGTGGTATTATGATTGCACCATTATCATTTATTACACCTACAAAACCAACATATGCTACATTGCCATTGCCGGGAATCCAACCTGTTTTGATGGATGATAAGCGTAATGAAATTGAAGGAAATCAGGTAGTTGGAAGTCTTTGTATAAAATTCCCTTGGCCAGGTATTGCTCGTACTATTTGGGGAGATCATCAAAGATATAAAGACACATATTTTTCAACTTTTCCAGGTAAATATTTTACAGGTGACGGAGCTTTGCGTGACGAAGTAGGGTATTATAGAATTACGGGACGTGTTGATGACGTAGTTATTGTTTCTGGACATAATTTAGGAACTGCTCCGATTGAGGATGCTATAAATGAGCACCCTGCTGTTGCAGAATCAGCAATTGTAGGTTTCCCTCATGATATTAAAGGAAATGCATTGTACGGATATGTTATACTTAAAGAATCTGGTGAGTACAGAGATAGAGATAATTTGACCAAAGAGATAAATCAACAGATTGCTGATCACATTGGGCCAATTGCAAAATTGGACAAAATTCAATACGTGACAGGATTACCAAAAACAAGATCTGGAAAAATCATGCGTCGAATTTTGCGTAAAATTGCTGAAGGTGATTATTCGAATTTTGGTGATATTACTACATTACTTAATCCTGAAATTGTAGAAGAAATTATAAAAGGTAAAGTCGAATAA
- a CDS encoding ISAon1 family transposase, with product MDSKPNDCNAIASFYGVSGRNLQYQYKEFLSNFKAWDQLKHAEKWLLFPQNIGKRLSIDETSLSNGELYTVVTNKAAKGRKGTIVAMIAGTKAETVISFIEQIPIKQRKQVKEITLDMAANMGLIAKKCFPNAIQVTDRFHVQKLALDALQEIRVKYRWQAIDLENEAIEKAKSSKIKYESQMLSNGDTNKQLLARSRHFLNKNKSKWSKSQIIRAILLFDLYPEIQKAYELAQDLRNIFENTQNKIIGLSRLAKWHEKVNQSGFKSFNTISRSIENHYQTILNYFDNRSTNASAESFNAKIKAFRSQFRGVRNIGFFLFRLTNIYA from the coding sequence ATAGATTCCAAACCAAATGATTGTAATGCCATTGCCTCTTTCTATGGAGTTTCAGGTAGAAATTTACAATATCAATACAAAGAGTTTTTAAGTAATTTCAAAGCTTGGGATCAACTCAAACATGCGGAAAAATGGCTTCTCTTTCCCCAAAACATAGGCAAACGCTTGTCAATAGATGAAACTTCCCTTTCCAATGGCGAACTATATACCGTTGTAACCAACAAAGCGGCTAAAGGAAGAAAAGGAACCATAGTTGCTATGATTGCTGGAACTAAAGCGGAAACGGTAATATCTTTCATTGAACAAATCCCAATCAAACAGCGCAAGCAAGTCAAAGAAATTACTTTGGATATGGCAGCAAATATGGGATTAATAGCCAAGAAATGTTTTCCAAATGCAATTCAAGTCACCGACCGTTTCCATGTTCAAAAACTAGCACTAGACGCTTTACAAGAAATCAGAGTAAAATACCGTTGGCAAGCGATAGACCTAGAAAACGAAGCTATTGAGAAGGCTAAAAGCAGTAAAATTAAGTACGAATCTCAAATGTTATCAAATGGAGATACCAATAAGCAATTATTAGCCAGAAGCCGGCACTTTCTCAACAAAAACAAGTCTAAATGGTCAAAAAGCCAAATAATTAGAGCTATATTATTGTTCGATTTATATCCTGAAATCCAAAAAGCATATGAATTAGCTCAAGACTTAAGAAACATCTTCGAGAATACACAGAATAAAATTATTGGACTCTCAAGATTGGCTAAATGGCACGAGAAAGTAAATCAATCCGGATTTAAATCCTTTAACACAATCTCACGATCAATAGAGAATCACTATCAAACAATCTTGAATTATTTTGATAACAGAAGTACCAATGCTTCAGCTGAATCTTTTAATGCAAAAATAAAAGCGTTTAGATCTCAATTTAGAGGGGTTAGAAACATTGGATTCTTCCTTTTCAGGCTAACCAATATCTATGCATAA
- a CDS encoding deoxyhypusine synthase family protein — protein sequence MSKGPISQFIEKHYLHFNSASLVDAAKAYEQQLANGAKMMVTMAGAMSTAEIGKIFSEIIRQDKVQIISCTGANLEEDIMNLVAHSHYERVPHYRDLTPQDEWDLLERGLNRVTDTCIPEHEAFRRLQKHIYKIWKDADDKGERYFPHEFMYKMLLSGVLEEYYEIDLKDSWMYAAAEKNLPIIVPGWEDSTMGNIFASYVIKGELKASTMKSGIEYMTFLSDWYTKNSSNGVGFFQIGGGIAGDFPICVVPMLYQDMEMHDVPFWSYFCQISDSTTSYGSYSGAVPNEKITWGKLDINTPKFIIESDATIVAPLIFAYLLDL from the coding sequence ATGAGTAAAGGACCAATAAGTCAATTTATCGAGAAACATTATTTACATTTTAATTCTGCCTCTTTAGTTGACGCTGCAAAAGCATACGAGCAGCAATTAGCCAATGGTGCAAAAATGATGGTAACTATGGCTGGTGCTATGAGTACTGCCGAAATTGGAAAAATTTTTTCCGAAATAATTCGTCAGGATAAAGTTCAGATTATTTCCTGTACAGGTGCCAACCTTGAAGAAGATATTATGAATTTGGTAGCACATTCACACTACGAAAGAGTACCACATTATCGTGATTTGACTCCGCAGGACGAATGGGATTTATTGGAAAGAGGATTGAATAGAGTTACAGATACTTGTATTCCTGAGCATGAAGCGTTTCGCCGTCTTCAAAAACACATTTACAAAATCTGGAAAGATGCTGATGACAAGGGAGAAAGATACTTTCCTCATGAATTTATGTACAAAATGTTACTTTCCGGAGTTTTGGAAGAATATTACGAAATTGACTTAAAAGACAGTTGGATGTATGCTGCTGCCGAGAAAAATTTACCTATTATTGTTCCTGGATGGGAAGACAGCACAATGGGGAATATTTTTGCATCTTATGTAATAAAAGGAGAATTGAAAGCTTCTACAATGAAATCAGGTATAGAATACATGACTTTCCTATCTGATTGGTACACAAAAAACAGTTCAAATGGAGTTGGATTTTTCCAAATTGGTGGCGGTATCGCTGGTGATTTCCCGATATGTGTAGTTCCTATGCTATATCAGGATATGGAAATGCATGATGTTCCGTTTTGGAGTTATTTTTGTCAAATTTCAGATTCAACGACTAGCTACGGTTCCTACTCCGGAGCAGTTCCTAATGAAAAAATTACTTGGGGTAAATTAGATATTAATACTCCTAAATTCATTATTGAGTCTGATGCTACTATTGTGGCTCCATTAATTTTTGCATATTTGTTAGATCTATAA
- a CDS encoding ISAon1 family transposase N-terminal region protein, producing the protein MQDSFIDLLKLLLPEIIVDYFELTSYEKGDEILHLYLREINSVPKEYRASKLSSKGFFDEITVQDFPIRGHQVYLHITRRRWLNQDTGKVVFRDWNLVADGTRVTQEFASFLKEINRFQTK; encoded by the coding sequence ATGCAAGATTCCTTTATCGACTTACTTAAATTGTTATTACCTGAAATAATTGTAGATTATTTTGAACTTACTTCTTATGAAAAAGGAGATGAGATACTTCATCTGTACCTTAGAGAGATTAATTCAGTTCCTAAAGAATACAGGGCGTCTAAATTAAGTTCAAAAGGATTCTTTGATGAGATAACGGTGCAGGATTTTCCTATCCGAGGACACCAAGTGTATTTGCATATCACTCGCAGAAGATGGCTTAACCAAGACACTGGAAAAGTGGTGTTTAGAGATTGGAATTTAGTAGCGGACGGCACTCGAGTAACACAAGAGTTTGCGTCTTTTTTAAAAGAGATCAATAGATTCCAAACCAAATGA
- a CDS encoding ankyrin repeat domain-containing protein produces the protein MKKSVVYLGVALIAFANVSFASKERPVSDIKNRIVFSQTVTPLNVAIRKGDLETVKKFVEYGVDVNETSEGLSPLMIAARYNKTEIIKFLLSKGARLNEKDEHGFTALKYAQLSNAKEAIGLLKNS, from the coding sequence ATGAAAAAATCAGTTGTTTATTTAGGAGTAGCTTTAATAGCTTTTGCAAATGTTTCATTTGCTTCAAAAGAAAGACCAGTTTCTGATATAAAAAACAGAATAGTCTTTAGTCAAACAGTAACACCTTTGAATGTTGCTATTAGAAAAGGCGATTTGGAAACAGTAAAGAAATTTGTTGAATATGGTGTGGATGTAAACGAAACTTCCGAAGGTTTAAGTCCATTAATGATTGCAGCCCGTTATAATAAAACGGAAATAATTAAATTCTTGCTGTCAAAGGGAGCTCGCTTAAATGAAAAAGACGAACATGGATTTACAGCTTTGAAATATGCTCAATTATCCAATGCAAAAGAAGCCATTGGGCTTTTGAAAAATAGTTAA
- the recQ gene encoding DNA helicase RecQ: MTSETLHAKLKENFGFEKFRPNQENVINSILCGKDTLAIMPTGGGKSICFQLPALLFPGITIVISPLIALMKDQVDSLKTNGIAACYINSSQTSDEQQLLIENLINQKLKLVYLAPESLQFLENVINQITVSLIAIDEAHCISAWGHDFRPAYTNLGYLKNRYPSTPILALTATADKATRTDICEQLQLKDPNIFVSSFDRKNLSLEVRPALDRVKQIIDFIENKPNEAGIVYCLSRKTTEELSEKLQKKGINAKAYHAGLDNKIRSKTQDGFINDDFQVVCATIAFGMGIDKSNVRWVIHYNLPKNIEGYYQEIGRAGRDGLPSETVLFESYGDMIQLQNFASQGLNSEVQLAKLERMKQYADALSCRRKILLSYFGELVSDNCGNCDICKNPPAFFDGTIIAQKGLSAISRLKETETLPVIIDFLRGSKNASIYDKAYQNLKTYGVGVDISWYDWNQYLIQLINLGYCEIAFHQQNKIKLTPFAKKVLFDGEKVKLTSIQKINNQPIESKTTKTKSSTNSLFEFLRKLRAEIAKEEEVPAYVIFNDATLKQFEIHRPMSDNEFLAIDGVGKAKLEKYGDVFIKAIIEFQKIKKIRAKKENTTYKETLELFKLGMSVEEIATKRKLGIPTIISHLAKLYGDGHPINLRNFINEEEISKIAEAKIKLKSPNALKPYFDFFEEQISYDKIRVGLTILEKENQIS; encoded by the coding sequence ATGACATCAGAAACTTTACACGCCAAACTAAAAGAAAATTTTGGGTTTGAAAAATTTAGACCCAATCAGGAAAATGTTATCAATTCCATTTTATGTGGAAAAGATACGCTGGCAATTATGCCTACCGGAGGCGGAAAATCGATATGTTTTCAACTTCCTGCCTTACTCTTTCCGGGAATCACGATCGTTATTTCGCCATTAATCGCCTTGATGAAAGATCAGGTTGACAGTTTGAAAACCAATGGAATAGCCGCTTGTTACATCAACAGCAGTCAAACTTCAGATGAACAACAACTTCTCATCGAAAATTTAATCAACCAAAAACTCAAACTGGTTTATCTTGCTCCAGAAAGTTTACAATTTTTAGAAAATGTCATTAATCAGATAACTGTGAGCTTGATTGCTATTGACGAGGCACACTGTATTTCGGCTTGGGGTCACGACTTCCGACCGGCATATACCAATTTGGGATACCTGAAAAACCGCTACCCTTCTACTCCTATCCTCGCATTGACTGCGACTGCCGACAAAGCGACACGTACTGATATCTGTGAACAACTACAACTAAAAGATCCAAATATTTTTGTATCGTCATTTGACAGAAAAAATTTGAGTTTGGAAGTCAGACCTGCTTTGGATCGTGTCAAACAAATTATAGATTTTATAGAAAACAAACCAAATGAAGCGGGTATTGTTTATTGTTTAAGCAGAAAGACAACCGAAGAACTCTCAGAAAAATTACAAAAAAAGGGAATTAATGCCAAAGCATATCATGCGGGATTAGATAATAAAATTCGTTCCAAAACTCAGGATGGTTTTATCAATGATGATTTTCAAGTGGTTTGTGCCACAATTGCTTTCGGAATGGGAATCGACAAATCCAATGTTCGTTGGGTTATTCATTACAATTTACCAAAAAACATTGAAGGTTATTATCAAGAGATTGGCAGAGCAGGTCGTGATGGATTACCATCTGAGACAGTTTTGTTTGAAAGTTATGGTGATATGATACAGTTACAAAATTTTGCTTCGCAAGGTTTGAACTCCGAAGTACAACTAGCAAAGTTGGAAAGAATGAAACAATATGCTGATGCGTTGAGTTGTCGTAGAAAAATTTTACTTTCCTACTTTGGCGAACTGGTTTCCGATAATTGCGGAAACTGTGATATTTGCAAAAATCCGCCAGCATTTTTTGACGGAACCATTATTGCCCAAAAAGGACTTTCTGCGATAAGCCGTCTAAAAGAAACAGAGACATTACCAGTAATAATTGATTTTTTGAGAGGTTCTAAAAATGCTTCTATTTACGACAAAGCTTATCAAAATTTAAAAACTTACGGAGTTGGTGTGGATATTTCATGGTACGATTGGAATCAATATCTTATCCAACTAATAAACTTAGGATATTGCGAAATTGCTTTCCATCAGCAGAATAAAATAAAGTTAACCCCTTTTGCTAAAAAAGTACTATTTGATGGCGAAAAAGTTAAGCTAACTAGCATTCAAAAAATTAATAATCAACCAATTGAATCCAAAACTACTAAAACTAAATCATCTACAAACTCCCTTTTTGAATTTCTACGAAAATTACGAGCAGAAATTGCAAAAGAAGAAGAAGTTCCTGCTTATGTAATTTTTAATGACGCAACATTAAAACAGTTTGAAATTCACAGACCAATGAGTGATAACGAATTTCTAGCAATAGATGGAGTTGGAAAAGCTAAATTGGAAAAATATGGCGATGTTTTTATAAAAGCTATTATTGAATTTCAAAAAATTAAAAAAATAAGGGCAAAAAAAGAAAATACTACTTATAAAGAAACTCTGGAATTATTTAAACTTGGAATGTCCGTTGAAGAAATTGCTACCAAAAGAAAATTGGGTATTCCTACAATAATTTCACATTTAGCTAAATTATACGGTGATGGTCATCCTATAAATTTGAGAAATTTTATAAATGAAGAAGAAATATCAAAAATTGCAGAAGCAAAAATTAAACTAAAATCTCCAAATGCTTTAAAACCGTATTTTGATTTTTTTGAAGAACAAATTTCATATGACAAAATCAGAGTCGGTTTAACCATCCTCGAAAAAGAAAATCAAATATCTTAA
- a CDS encoding M42 family metallopeptidase: MSTESILKASSITFLENYLNNASPTGFESEGQKIWMEYLKPYVDTFITDTYGTAVGVINPESPYKVVIEGHADEISWYVNYITDDGMIYVIRNGGSDHQIAPSKRVNIHTKKGIIKGVFGWPAIHTRNRDKEENPKISNIFIDLGCETKEEVERLGVHVGCVVTYPDEFMIMNENKFICRAIDNRMGGFMIAEVARLLHENNIKLPFGLYITNAVQEEVGLRGAEMITQTIKPNVAIITDVCHDSTTPMIDKKIEGDTKIGKGPVITYAPAVQNNLRELILDTAAEKNIPFQRLASSRVTGTDTDAFAYSNGGVASALISLPLRYMHTTVEMVHREDVENVIKLIYETLLKIENNETFSYFK; the protein is encoded by the coding sequence ATGAGTACTGAATCTATACTAAAAGCATCGTCTATAACATTTTTGGAAAACTATTTGAATAATGCTTCACCTACCGGATTTGAAAGTGAAGGACAAAAAATATGGATGGAATACCTAAAACCATACGTTGACACCTTTATTACAGATACTTACGGAACAGCAGTTGGCGTTATAAATCCTGAATCTCCATACAAAGTAGTTATAGAAGGACATGCTGATGAAATTTCGTGGTATGTGAACTACATAACTGATGACGGAATGATTTATGTTATACGCAATGGGGGTTCTGACCACCAAATTGCACCATCGAAACGCGTTAACATTCATACCAAAAAAGGAATTATAAAAGGTGTTTTTGGGTGGCCAGCCATTCATACAAGAAACAGGGATAAAGAAGAAAATCCAAAAATCAGCAATATTTTTATCGATTTGGGTTGTGAAACCAAAGAAGAAGTTGAAAGATTAGGAGTTCATGTTGGTTGCGTGGTTACTTATCCTGATGAATTTATGATTATGAACGAAAATAAATTCATATGTCGCGCCATTGATAATCGTATGGGAGGATTTATGATTGCAGAAGTTGCCCGTTTGTTGCATGAAAACAATATAAAACTACCTTTTGGGTTATATATCACCAACGCGGTTCAGGAAGAAGTAGGTTTGCGCGGTGCTGAGATGATTACCCAAACCATCAAGCCGAATGTTGCTATCATTACAGACGTATGTCATGATTCTACCACCCCAATGATTGATAAGAAAATAGAAGGTGATACTAAAATTGGCAAAGGCCCTGTGATAACTTATGCTCCCGCGGTTCAAAACAATTTAAGAGAATTAATTCTTGATACGGCTGCAGAAAAAAATATTCCGTTCCAACGCCTGGCTTCTTCAAGAGTTACAGGAACAGATACCGATGCTTTTGCTTACAGCAATGGTGGTGTTGCTTCTGCATTGATTTCTTTACCGCTTCGATACATGCACACAACAGTTGAAATGGTTCATCGTGAAGATGTGGAAAATGTTATTAAATTGATTTATGAAACATTATTGAAGATTGAAAATAACGAAACTTTTTCTTATTTTAAATAA
- a CDS encoding type III PLP-dependent enzyme domain-containing protein: MNTKYSDLINQTYYFPQEEFKLNKDNLQFHNIDLMKLVETYGTPLKFTYLPQISNNINKAKSWFRKSMEKNKYEAKYYYCYCTKSSHFEYIMNEAFKNNIHIETSSAFDINIVENLLENGKINKSTFIICNGFKRDQYIENIARLVNNGHKNTIPIIDNYEELDLLQGEINGKFKIGIRIAAEEEPKFEFYTSRLGIGYKNIVPFYKKEIKENKNLELKMLHFFINTGINDNAYYWNELVKCIKVYVALKKECPTLDSLNIGGGFPIKNSLAFEYDYQYMIDEIINQIKIACDEAEVDVPHIFTEFGSFTVGESGGAIYQVLYQKQQNDREKWNMIDSSFITTLPDTWAINKRFIMLAINRWNDTYERVLLGGMTCDSDDYYNSEQNMNAIYLPKYNKEKPLYLGFFNTGAYQETIGGFGGLQHCLIPQPRHILIDRDENGILATEVFSEQQTAEDVLKILGYNK; the protein is encoded by the coding sequence ATGAATACAAAATATTCTGACTTAATAAATCAAACATATTACTTCCCTCAGGAAGAATTCAAATTAAACAAAGACAATCTTCAATTTCACAATATCGATTTGATGAAATTGGTAGAAACTTATGGTACTCCTTTAAAGTTTACCTATTTACCTCAAATTTCCAACAACATCAACAAAGCCAAAAGCTGGTTTCGTAAATCGATGGAAAAAAACAAATATGAGGCGAAATACTACTACTGTTATTGCACAAAAAGCTCTCATTTTGAATATATTATGAATGAAGCTTTCAAGAATAATATTCATATTGAAACATCTTCCGCTTTCGATATTAATATCGTTGAAAATTTGTTAGAAAACGGAAAAATAAACAAAAGCACATTTATCATTTGTAATGGTTTCAAAAGAGATCAATACATTGAAAATATTGCAAGATTGGTCAACAACGGCCATAAAAACACCATTCCAATTATTGATAATTACGAAGAATTGGATTTATTACAGGGAGAAATAAACGGAAAATTCAAAATTGGAATCCGTATTGCTGCCGAAGAGGAACCAAAATTTGAATTTTATACGTCGAGATTAGGTATTGGATACAAAAACATAGTTCCTTTTTATAAAAAAGAAATAAAAGAGAATAAAAATTTGGAACTGAAAATGTTGCACTTTTTTATCAATACAGGGATCAATGACAATGCTTATTACTGGAATGAACTTGTAAAATGTATCAAAGTTTATGTTGCTTTGAAAAAAGAATGCCCTACCCTTGATAGTTTAAATATTGGTGGTGGTTTCCCAATCAAAAATTCATTGGCTTTCGAATACGATTACCAATATATGATTGATGAAATTATCAATCAAATCAAAATTGCCTGTGACGAAGCAGAAGTAGACGTACCTCATATTTTTACTGAATTTGGTTCATTTACCGTTGGCGAAAGTGGAGGTGCAATTTATCAGGTTTTGTATCAAAAACAACAAAACGACAGAGAAAAGTGGAATATGATTGATTCTTCTTTTATCACCACTTTACCGGATACCTGGGCAATTAACAAACGTTTTATCATGCTGGCAATCAATAGATGGAATGACACTTATGAAAGAGTTTTATTGGGAGGAATGACCTGTGATAGTGATGATTACTACAATTCTGAACAAAACATGAATGCCATTTATTTGCCAAAATACAACAAAGAAAAACCATTGTATTTAGGGTTTTTTAATACAGGAGCTTATCAGGAAACTATCGGTGGTTTTGGAGGATTACAACACTGTTTAATTCCACAGCCAAGACACATTTTGATTGATCGTGATGAAAATGGAATATTAGCAACAGAAGTATTTTCGGAGCAACAAACCGCTGAAGACGTATTAAAAATATTAGGTTATAATAAATGA
- a CDS encoding DUF4294 domain-containing protein: protein MKLYKIIAFFFLLSLSGYAQDIKDSNAPMGYVLTESDTIFGDTIVLPELVIDRHKMSDEDKKQFLLLQKRVYATYPYARVASERLTSLNRGMSKFTNNKDKKRYFKIVEDYLSNEFEARLKKLSRKQGQILVKLIDRQTGSSTYELIKSLKSGWKAFWSNTTASLFDIDLKLKYQPYEVNEDFLIETILVRGFESGRLRKQEAAHPVDYDKLEESWLNKASSK from the coding sequence ATGAAGCTTTATAAAATCATAGCTTTTTTCTTTTTATTATCGCTGTCGGGTTACGCTCAAGACATTAAGGATAGCAATGCCCCGATGGGTTATGTTTTGACAGAATCAGATACCATATTTGGCGATACGATTGTGTTGCCGGAATTAGTAATAGATAGGCACAAGATGAGTGATGAAGATAAAAAACAATTTTTATTGCTTCAAAAAAGAGTTTATGCAACATATCCTTATGCAAGAGTTGCCTCCGAAAGGCTTACTTCGTTGAATAGAGGGATGTCAAAATTTACCAATAACAAGGATAAAAAGAGATATTTTAAAATCGTGGAAGATTATTTGAGTAATGAATTTGAAGCAAGATTAAAAAAACTCTCAAGAAAACAAGGTCAGATATTGGTTAAATTAATTGACAGGCAAACAGGGTCAAGTACATATGAATTAATAAAGAGTCTAAAAAGCGGGTGGAAAGCATTTTGGTCCAACACCACAGCTAGTTTGTTTGATATAGACTTGAAATTAAAGTATCAGCCTTATGAAGTCAACGAGGATTTTTTGATAGAGACTATATTAGTCAGGGGATTTGAGTCAGGGAGGTTGCGAAAACAGGAAGCGGCACATCCTGTAGATTATGATAAGTTGGAAGAATCTTGGCTAAATAAGGCAAGTAGTAAATAA